One Thermoanaerobacter pseudethanolicus ATCC 33223 genomic window, CGGTTCAAACTCAGGGTCTACCTCTAATTTTAAATCTGCAAAAGTCATTTCCTCTAATCCGTGTATTTTCTGCAAAAGTTTTGCAAACTTTCTCATATGAGGTGCCAAATGTTCCATTATCAAATCAATCTGCCTATCATATAATTCCCTATCTACTTCTTGATGAAATAAAAGGCTGTCAATTACAGAATCAAATTTTCTCAAAGTCGCTATTGTCTTCTCCTTTTGCACTTGTGTCTGGTAAACCGCAGCTATAGTATGCTGATATTCTCTTAATTTTTTAGAAAAAGCCTCAAAAGCCGCTCTCCTAACTTTTGTATCGTTTTCATACTCCCATTTACCTTCAAATAGTGCAAAACTTAAGGGATAATCTTTTCCGTCAACTGTAAAGGTGCCAAAATCCATATCCGCTAATTTTGCCATATTGTAGATATGATAAGGTGCTTCTAAAACACTCGAAAGAGCAGATAAAGTTTTTTCTACTTCTGGAAGAAGAGCATGTTTTTTCTTTCTGATTATTTTTCTGAGGTAATTGGCATTCTCCTTTGATTCTTCTATAGCTTGATTTATTATTTCTTCATCTAATTCTATAATTTCTGATTCTATAAAACTTATCCTGCTTTCAATATCAGAGGCTATGTTTGAAAGTATTGTCCGTCTTTGTAAATTTTCTGTATTAGTCTGGTCAACTGAAACAGCAAGATGTGCATAAGAACCTGCAAGAATCATTAGTTGAGCTAACTTTTTTAGCTTATCCAAGCAGTTGTTAATCATTTGAGGAGCATCAAGCTTTCCTTTAAACTCTTCTTCCAACTCTTTTGCGAGTTTTTGAGCCTCCTCTACTGCCTCCTCATATTCCTTTTCCGTTTTAAAAATTCCCGACAAATCCCACGTCAACCTTTCATCTACGTCTTTTCTTTCTAACAATTGCGTACTCAACAAAATTTCCCCCTTCTAATATTTTTTTTACATCTAAACAAATTATAATATTCTTAC contains:
- the pepF gene encoding oligoendopeptidase F, with the translated sequence MSTQLLERKDVDERLTWDLSGIFKTEKEYEEAVEEAQKLAKELEEEFKGKLDAPQMINNCLDKLKKLAQLMILAGSYAHLAVSVDQTNTENLQRRTILSNIASDIESRISFIESEIIELDEEIINQAIEESKENANYLRKIIRKKKHALLPEVEKTLSALSSVLEAPYHIYNMAKLADMDFGTFTVDGKDYPLSFALFEGKWEYENDTKVRRAAFEAFSKKLREYQHTIAAVYQTQVQKEKTIATLRKFDSVIDSLLFHQEVDRELYDRQIDLIMEHLAPHMRKFAKLLQKIHGLEEMTFADLKLEVDPEFEPEITIEEAKKYIEEGLSVFGEDYREMVRRAFEERWIDFPQNKGKSTGAFCSTPYGAHPFILINWTDRMREVFVLSHELGHAGHFYLAHQYQNIFDSRPSLYFIEAPSTMNELLMANYLMKNTQDKRMRRWVLFTLISRTYYHNFVTHLLEAAYQREVYRIIDKGGSVQAPTLNKIKREVLEKFWGDAVKINEGAELTWMRQPHYYMGLYPYTYSAGLTIATQVNKRFLQEGQKALEDWKEVLKAGGTKTPVELAKMAGVDITTEKPLLDTIEYIGSVIDEIIELTEELGK